The following nucleotide sequence is from Treponema pectinovorum.
TCGCTAAATACTCGCGCAAGCGGAATACAAAAACGCCGCTGTCTTTTTGAATTTGAAGGAAGCGGAAATTTAATTCTTGAAAATTTAACTTTACACAACACTTATGTTCGAGGAACTGTAAAAGGTTCAAACACTCAGGCAGAAACACTTGGCTATGACGGCACAGGCTGGGTTGCTTCTTACAACTGCTCTTTTAAATCCACCCAAGACACTCTTAGAATGACTGGAAAAACATGGTTTTACAAATGCTTTGTAGAAGGCGACACAGATTTTATTTGGATGGAGTCTGCTGGAAAAGTTGCGCTCTTTGAAGAATGCGAAATTTATTCACATTACGACGAAAAACATTCAGCACATACTTCTTATATTGGCGCTCCTAGAATGGAAATTGGCTCAACCGCAGGCAAGGGACTCGTAATTTTTAATTCAAACATAAGTTGTGCAACTAACCAAAAAACCTACTTTGGACGCACACCTTGGAGTTCTGGCTATTACAACCAGCTTGCTTTTATAAACACAAAAGCAAGCGGAATTGAAAAAGATGTCTGGTCAGGAACTCCTCTTACAGCACCTGGCGTAGAACGCACAAAAATTGGCTGGAAGATGGACACAAAAACTGCAAAGAACATAAAAGCGTCAATAAAAGGACGCAACGATATTATTCCAGAGAGCGAAGTAAAAACAGAATTTGCAGGACGCGACGCAATTTTAAATCGCTATTTTGACATTTTAAGCGACAAATACAGAAAAGATTTGGACACAAACTGGAACGCAACAGAACTTGCAGAAAAACTCGGTTGGAAAGTTTCAAAAGATAAATCATCTTCGCTTTTAAAAGGCGAAGTTGAAAGCAAAAAAATTGTATACAGTTTTGACGGAAAAAGCGACCTCTCATCATTAAAAATAAACGGTTTTGCCCAAGAACAAGGAAAATCTTATTTTGTAGGAAACGCTGGTTCTTCAATCACAGTTCCACTCGTTTCAAAAGCAATAGTAAAAGTTACAGGCTTGAATGCTGGCAACGGAACGATAAAAACTACAAATCAGGGAGAATCCGCTTACGACTTTAATAACGGCTCAACAGAAATAACAATCGACAAATATTATGTAGTTTACGAAGGAGCAACGGATTTTACCTTAACGGCAGACGCAAAAACTTACATCTCAAAAATAACTGTAGAATCTGATGAAAGCCTTACTTTAAGACCTGTAACAGCAATCGAAGTAAAATCGCACAAAAACAAGAACGAAGTTATGGGCAAAAAAAATATACAGATGAGTGCGGTTTTAACTCCGCTAAATCCAACAAACCCAGAATACTCATGGTCAGTGTCAAATACAGATGCCGCAGAAATTAACCAGAACGGATTTTTAAAAGCGAAAAGCGTAACACAAGACACCGTTATAAAAGTTATTGCAACTGCAAAAGATTCAAACGCTGTAAAAGGCGAAAAAGAACTCAAAATTTTAAAACCAGAAGAAGGCTCATTCTCTGCAACCTGGCTTTCAACTGTAGAAAGCACAAAAACTCTGCAAGGAATTGGCGACGCACCAGAAGTTATTACCGCACAAAACGCAATACTTTCCTCAGGAACATGGGCATACAATCAAGGAAAAATAACTTCGGACGTAGCAAAAGCAGCATTAACATATTCCGACTACAGCGAAGACATAAAAGGCCGCGACAAAGTCTACATCGATTTACCAATCACAGCAAAACAAAAACTTATTTTAACAGATGTAGAAGTTGCTTATGGAAATCACGGCACAGGCAACATAGCCTGCCAGATAATGTGGCTAAAAGGCGGCGAGCGCGGCAACATCTTTGACGACGACTCAAGAACAGTGCGCAGCACCAAAAAAAGTTACAAAGTTGTATCGCCAAAAACAGTAGAAAAAGGTGAAACAATAACAGTCCGCATAATACTCTACGGTTTAGGCGGGTCGAGCGATATCCCAATTCCAACAGGAAAATCTCCAACAATCGGCACAATAACCGTAAACGGAAAGTCCATAAAATAAATTCGGATAAGGAGCACAATCCTTTACTCGACCGGCGTGCCGGGGCTACGCTAAACGCTCCGGTGCGCTGCACCGCTTCGCGCCCCTCTATGCCGGGCTAAGTTTTATTTTTAAACAAACAAATCCTGCACTCGCTGAATATCAAAAGATTTAGTTTAAAAAAGCCAAATGGCAAATTCTAAAAAAATAAAAAAAACCTTGCAGTTTCCCGCAAGGCAAATTTTTTAAACAACTATTCAACCAATTTGTTTATCAAAAACTTTTTTGTAATCTTTGACCAGTCAAAAGTTCCGTCAAATTTAGTAAAATCTTCCAGATATTCTTGAGTCGAGCTACTCTTAGTTTTAGGAATGTCAGAATTAAAAAGGCAAATTCCATTCCACAAAAGATAACTCATAGAAAATTTTCCAGAAGAATCTTCTTCTCCATTTGCGTTGTAGTTTACACCTTCTTTAAAAGTTTTAATAACAACTTTCTTCCCAGCTAAAATATCAAGAACTTTACCATCGTCTGCAATAGAAATTACGGCAATCGTTAAACCTGGTTCAAGAACAGTTGAAGTTTTTGCAAGTGTCATAGCTGTAGATTTTGTTGCGTAATAAAAATAGCATCTTACTTTGCTTACATCTTCCCCCGAACCATATTCAATAACATCTTTACACCACATATCTTTTGGCGCAAGTATCTCTTCAAAAGAATCCCCACAACTGCTAAAGGCAAAAGCACAACCCAAAATTGCAAGTGCTATAATAATTTTTGCAAATTTTTTCATTTTTCCCAATTTCTCCTAATTTTTTCTGTGCAGCAAAAAGCTCACAAAGTTAAAATATTCATGATTTTTCACATTATAACGACAATATTCTTTGTTATCAGACGAATAAAAAAGTTAAACGTTAAATTATTCCATATAAAAACGCAAAATTTCCTCTAAAATATCATTTTTTTAATTTTTAAATTTTATTTTCTATAAAAATTCTCAACAGTTGATTTTTGTACGGAAGAAGCAGATAAAAATGATAAGAGCCTTTAATGCTCGGCGATAAAATTTTTCATGCACTCAAGCGTTTCGGCGCTAACGTGATGTTCCAAGCCTTCGGAATCGATGAGGGCAGTTTTTTCGCTCACGCCGATTTTCAATAAAAAGCTACGGACAATTCTATGCCGATTTGCACACGTGCGTGCCAAAGCGCAACCTTCTTCTGTAAGAATGATTGGCTTTCGCGCTTCGCTTTCTATAAAACCATTGGCAGTCAAACGTTGCAAAACCTGAATTACAGATACGTGGCTCACACCAAAATACCGTGCAAGATCCATAACGCGACACTCGCCGTTTTCTTTGATTATTTTTGAGATAACTTCTGTATAGTCTTCTAAGATTTCCATCGCATGGTCGGCGCGCGTTCGGGAAAAAGCGACCGACGCTTCCGTTTTTTTTTCTGGCATTTTCGGTTCCTCCCCATTGCGATAACGACAACTAGCGTGCTTCCCCTTTCCTTTTTCGATTGAAAAGGACGCAAGCGGCATACAGCAACATTCAAACGAACAGGTGTTCCTCTGTTTTATCACATTGTATAGTTTTTAAAGACGCCGTTTCAAGCAAGGAAAGTGAATATATTGATAACAAATTAAACGAAGGGAAAATGATTGAAAATGTCAAAAAAGTAAAAACCGCTTTTCAATATCAATTTTTGCTTATCGCTTGACAAAATCTTGTAGTTTATACTACATTTCGAGATACAGAATATGTAGTAAATACTACAAAACTTTCTGTATGAAATTCTCATAGTTTTTTTAGGAGTTTATATGAAAAAGAACATAAGTTTTATCGCCACTTCTATTGTTGTGGCAGCGTTGTGCGTAGGAGTTTTCACTGGATGCACAAAAAAAAATGCTGATGTAGCAAACATTCAAAATTCAGCACGCCCTAAACGCGTTGTAACTACGTTTACAATTTTGCAGGATATGGCGCAGATTATTGCAGGCGATAAGATTCTCGTCGAATCGATTACAAAGCCAGGCGCGGAAATTCACGAATACGAGCCGACGCCTCTCGACGTTGTAAAGGCTCAATCAGCGGATTTGGTTTTGAGGAACGGATTTGGTCTTGAACGCTGGTTTGAAAAATTTATGGGGAGCGTTAAAAACGTGCCAAGTGCAACTCTTAGCGACGGCATTGAACCTTTGGGTATCGGCGAAGGTCCATACAATGGCATGCCAAATCCTCACTCGTGGATGTCGCCGAAAAACGCCCTTGTGTATGTCGAAAATATCCGCAAAGCCTTTGTCGCTTTGGATCCTGCTAATGCCGACACTTTCAATGCAAATGCGGTGTCCTACAGCGAAAGCATAAAAAAGATTGACTCATTTTTGGCAGAAAAGCTTTCAGAAATTCCAGAAGAGCAACGCTGGCTTGTAACTTGCGAAGGTGCTTTTTCGTACCTTATTCGCGACTGCAATATGAAGGAATTGTACTTGTGGCCGGTAAATGCCGACGAAGAAGGCTCTCCTCAGCAAATACAAAAGGTTGTGGACACAATTCGCAAAAATCACATTCCTGTAGCATTTTCCGAAAGTACAATCAGCAATAAACCTCAACTTCAAGTGTGTAAAGAAACGGGTGCACACTACGGCGGAGTTTTGTATGTAGACTCGCTAACCTACGAAGACGGAGACGCACCGACCTACTTGAAGATGCTCGAATACAATGCGGATACGATTGTAAAAGGTTTTCAAGACAGTTTGTCAAAATAATACGAGAGGCGAATATGAATATCGATACGGAAGTTTCAGTTGAACTTGCGGTACAAAATGTGAGCGTCGCGTACAATAACGGCCACGTTGCGCTGTACGATGCGTCATTCCATCTGCAAAAAGGAACGATTACAGCGCTTGTCGGCGTAAATGGCAGTGGTAAATCTACGCTGTTTAAAACGATTATGGGTTTTATTAAACCTATGAACGGCTGTGTAACGATTTGTGGCAAACCTGTACGCCAGGCTCAAAAACAGCACCTGCTTGCATACGTTCCACAGTCTGAAGAAGTTGACTGGTCGTTCCCGGTGAGCGTGTGGGACGTCGTTATGATGGGGCGCTACGGCTATATGAATTTTTTGCGCGTACCGAATAAGGAAGACAAAGAAATTGCTGAGCGCAGCCTCGAGAGAGTCCAAATGCTCGACTTTAAAGACCGACAGATTGGAGAGCTTTCCGGCGGACAAAAAAAGCGAGTATTTCTGGCGCGTGCTTTGGCACAACGGGGAAAAATCATCCTACTCGATGAACCTTTTACCGGAGTTGACGTAAAAACAGAAACTGCAATCATCAATCTTTTGCGCGAACTTAAAAACGATGGACACTTGATTTTTGTATCGACGCACGATTTGGGCTCGGTTCCAGAATTCTGCGATCACGTTGTGATTATAAACAGAACGGTGCTCGCTTCGGGGCCAACAGAAACGACCTTTACGGCCGACAATCTTATAAAAGCCTTTGGGGGAGCGTTGCGCAGCATTAAACTCGACCACACTGACAATCCAGAAGAAAGTACTCACGAGTTTAGAGTATTTACAGATGATGAAGGAGCGTTAGTTACAAAGGGTGAGGGTAAGCCTTATCGAAGTGGCGTCAGAAATACGGAAATCGTTTCGCCAAAATAATCGGCGCACAAAAATTGCGGAGGAATACAAATGCTTTCGAATTTATTGATTCCATTTCAGTATGAATACATGGTAAAGGCGATTCTCGTCAGCGGTTTTATCGGCGGGGTGTGCGCCCTGCTTTCGTGCTTTGTCGTGCTCAAAGGCTGGTCGCTGCTCGGCGATGCCTTATCGCATGCGGTGGTTCCTGGAGTTGCGGTCGCGTACATAATTGGAATACCGTTTTCTCTCGGCGCTTTTATAAGCGGGATGCTCGCCGCGCTTGCGATGGGTTTTGTAAAAAAACAGACGAGGATTCGCGAAGACGCCGTTATAGGAATCGTGTATACAACGTTTTTTGCGCTGGGAGTTTTGCTAATTTCGCTGTTTCCGAGCAACATAACGCTTTCGACAATAGTCATGGGAAACATCCTCGGTATCGCCGACCGAGATATCGTTCAAACGTTGATAATAGCCGGAAGCAGTTTGGCAATTATTTTGCTTAAGTGGAAGGATTTGCGACTGTTTTCGTTCGATCCGACACAAGCGCGCGCGATAGGGCTCAACACGAACGCACTTTATCTTTTGCTGCTTACGCTGCTTGCCGTTACTGCGATTGCCGCTCTGCAAACGGTCGGCAGTATTTTGGTCGTTGCAATGCTTGTAACTCCAGGGGCGGCCGCCTATTTGCTTACGGATAAATTTTCGTCGATGATGTGCCTTTCGTCGCTCATTGGGTTGACAACTTCCGCATTGGGCGCGTATATCAGTTATTTTTTGAACGGCTCGGCAGGTGGTTGCATAGTTACGCTGCAATTTTTGTTTTTTTTAGCCGTTTTGTTTTTTGCACCACGGCATGGAATACTTGCCGCAAAACTGAACGCTGTAAAATCCTTGAAAGATTTTTTTGTGAAAAGGATGAACGAAGGCTAAAAGTATTTTTATGGCAGGGTCTACTTGTAGTCCCGCTACCCGTGTGCGACCCCGCGGAAGGGATAGTAGGGGCGGCGTAGCCGTCGACCGCAGGAGCTTAGCGACGAGGACGATGCAGCGGTAGCGGAACCCCGAAAAGTCCGACGGTTTTCGAAGAAGCGAAAACCGTGCCGCCCGAAAAGAAATTGATGCAATGAAGATTATTTGGAGAAAGTTATGTTTTGGACAAAACTTATAGAACCGTTTATGTATGGCTTTATGATAAAAGCGCTTGTGATTGCGGCGCTTGTCGGTTGCGTGTGCGCGGTAATTTCGTGCTACCTTATTTTGAAGGGATGGTCGCTCATGGGAGATGCAATTTCGCACGCAGTGTTGCCAGGAATTGTAGTAGCATACCTAGTTCATATCCCTCTGGGTGTGGGAGCTTTTGTTGCGGGATTGCTCAATGCGGCCACAACTGGATGGATAAAAGAGCGAAGTCGAATCAGGGAAGACTCGGTTATGGGGGCAGTGTTTACAGGAATGATGGCACTGGGGCTTATACTCGTTACGAAGGTGCGTTCTAACATTCACTTTATGCATATTTTGTTTGGAAGTCTTTTGGGAATTGAAAAGGACGATATGATACAGGCCGTCGTCTGTGCGCTTATAACGCTTGTTTTGATAATTTTCAAACGAAAGGACATTTTGTTGTATCTGTTCGACCAAAATCATGCCAAAGCGATTGGTCTTAATGTAGCATTTATACATTATCTTTTTCTTGCGCTCACGGCGCTAACGATTGTCGCTTCGCTACAGGCAGTTGGAATTTTACTTACGGTCGCAATGCTGATTATTCCGGGCTGTATCGCATATCTTTTAACGGACAGGCTTAACCGCATGCTTTTTATTTCCGCGCTGTCGGCCGTGCTGAGTGCGCTCATCGGAACTTATGTGAGTTACTTTTTGAACGGAGCAACCGGAGCGTGCATTATTTTAACCGAATCGTTGTTTTTCGTTTTGACGATGATTTTTGCACCGAAGTACGGCATTCTTGCACACCAAAAATTACAAAAGGCTAATTTGCACGTTATAAGACCGTAGTACCATGGACAGTATCGCACGCTCTTTTTATTTCTGGCTGTTTTGAACGCTACATCAAACACAGAAGTATAATAGAATCTAACTGAAGCTGCGACTGCAAAAATTCATAATCTTTGGCCAAAAGATTATCTTAGTTTTCAATTTCTACATAAAATAAATAAGCCGATATCCTTTTGTAATCCATATCTTCCTGCGATTTTTTTATGTTTTAAAACTTATTTTCTATAAAAAATGCTCAACAATTGATACAATAATTATATGAACCAAAGCATAGCAAAAAGAAGAGCTTTTTTAACTGGAAGAAAAAATCATGGTAGCCGAGTAACAATAGGTTTTACTGGAATCGCAGATTTTCGCTCTTTTATAGGACAAGAATATATCGCTGGAATGATGAAAGCCGCCAGCGACTACGACCTTAACTTTATAAATTTTGCAGGTGCAATAAAATATTCACTTTTTGATGACATAGATTTTATCTCTCACTACCTAAAAAACTTTCGATTTATGAAAGCTCCTTTAGTCGATGGGCTTGTAACTTGGGCTTCTTCGCTCTGCTCGTTTTTAGATAATAAAACCTTGCTCAACACATTTAACGCTTTAAAACCTCTTCCAATGGTCGACATTGGTTATTTGGACATCGAAGGAATTCCATGCATACGAATCGACAACACATCTTCAATCGCTTTGCTTATAAGCCATCTTGTACATACTCACGGATATAAAAATTTTATCTTCATGGGCTCAAAAGTTTCTGAACCGCACTTACGGCGTTTAGAAGCATATAAAGCGGAATTAAAAAAATATGGAATAGCAGAACTACCAAATTCAATCTATATGACAAAAACAATGGATTCAATCGACATTGCAATGGCCGTTAACCAACTTTGCTCCGCATATAATCTAAAAAATCGCTCTCAAATAGATTGCATAATCACAACTTCCGATATAATTGCAGAAATCGTTATTGAAGAATTGGATAAAAAAGGAATAAATGTTCCGTCCGATGTTGCAATCACAGGCTTTAACAATCAGTACAACGGAATAAATGCACGCTCGCCAGTTACAACTATGAATCTTGAATATTTTAGGCGTGGCTATGCTGCGGTAGAACTCTTAATCGACCGCATAATGAACCCCGAAACAAAATATCAAACTAGGCTTGTACCGACTACGATTCTTTTGCGCCAGTCCTGCGGATGTTTTGAACAAAGCATTCTCGATGCTGGAAAGCCGATAGAAAATTCCATTCAAAATCAAATCAATCCAAACTCTTCTGAAGAAGAAGTGCGCAATTATCTTTTAAATCAGACAAAAAATATTTTTACACACCAAACAGAAAAAGAAATCGAAGAACTTATAGATTCAATTTTTTTAGATATATACGAGCCTTCAAATCCAAGCGCAATGCTGCGATGGTTTCAGCGAATGTTGCAGGATATTCGAAAAGATTCGACTTTAATCAACAACGAACTTCAACAGAGCATAACAAATTTGCGTCGCGTAATTTTGCCAATGGTGCACGATGATGAAAAGCAATTTTCGTCAATAGAAAATATATTTCATCAACTGCGAGCTTTGGTTTCTGTATTTATAGAATACGACACGCTTTCGACCAGAGAAAATTCCTATATGATGAACAATATGTCGCAGATTGCAATGAATTTTGCGAGTGCTACGACGGGAAGGCAAATTCAAGATGTACTTCGCTATCAGCTTTCAGAAATGGAAATTCCTGGAATAATACTCTGCCTTTCTGACAATATGACGATGGATTTAAGCGCTTCAAATATCGAACTCATATTGCCCGAGCCTCCAAGCGATATAAAAGAAAAATTGCCGTTTAAGATTTATGACCCATCTTGCATTCCAAGAAA
It contains:
- a CDS encoding pectinesterase family protein: MLKKFFALAVALSSICALSAAPAVTLSGTGIEKTSYKTIQDALDGIKGDGEFTISIPKGIYEEVLYYNGPATVRLLGETSEKYGSDVIIAKANNGDLSLNTRASGIQKRRCLFEFEGSGNLILENLTLHNTYVRGTVKGSNTQAETLGYDGTGWVASYNCSFKSTQDTLRMTGKTWFYKCFVEGDTDFIWMESAGKVALFEECEIYSHYDEKHSAHTSYIGAPRMEIGSTAGKGLVIFNSNISCATNQKTYFGRTPWSSGYYNQLAFINTKASGIEKDVWSGTPLTAPGVERTKIGWKMDTKTAKNIKASIKGRNDIIPESEVKTEFAGRDAILNRYFDILSDKYRKDLDTNWNATELAEKLGWKVSKDKSSSLLKGEVESKKIVYSFDGKSDLSSLKINGFAQEQGKSYFVGNAGSSITVPLVSKAIVKVTGLNAGNGTIKTTNQGESAYDFNNGSTEITIDKYYVVYEGATDFTLTADAKTYISKITVESDESLTLRPVTAIEVKSHKNKNEVMGKKNIQMSAVLTPLNPTNPEYSWSVSNTDAAEINQNGFLKAKSVTQDTVIKVIATAKDSNAVKGEKELKILKPEEGSFSATWLSTVESTKTLQGIGDAPEVITAQNAILSSGTWAYNQGKITSDVAKAALTYSDYSEDIKGRDKVYIDLPITAKQKLILTDVEVAYGNHGTGNIACQIMWLKGGERGNIFDDDSRTVRSTKKSYKVVSPKTVEKGETITVRIILYGLGGSSDIPIPTGKSPTIGTITVNGKSIK
- the mntR gene encoding manganese-binding transcriptional regulator MntR, coding for MPEKKTEASVAFSRTRADHAMEILEDYTEVISKIIKENGECRVMDLARYFGVSHVSVIQVLQRLTANGFIESEARKPIILTEEGCALARTCANRHRIVRSFLLKIGVSEKTALIDSEGLEHHVSAETLECMKNFIAEH
- a CDS encoding metal ABC transporter substrate-binding protein translates to MKKNISFIATSIVVAALCVGVFTGCTKKNADVANIQNSARPKRVVTTFTILQDMAQIIAGDKILVESITKPGAEIHEYEPTPLDVVKAQSADLVLRNGFGLERWFEKFMGSVKNVPSATLSDGIEPLGIGEGPYNGMPNPHSWMSPKNALVYVENIRKAFVALDPANADTFNANAVSYSESIKKIDSFLAEKLSEIPEEQRWLVTCEGAFSYLIRDCNMKELYLWPVNADEEGSPQQIQKVVDTIRKNHIPVAFSESTISNKPQLQVCKETGAHYGGVLYVDSLTYEDGDAPTYLKMLEYNADTIVKGFQDSLSK
- a CDS encoding manganese/iron ABC transporter ATP-binding protein, which codes for MNIDTEVSVELAVQNVSVAYNNGHVALYDASFHLQKGTITALVGVNGSGKSTLFKTIMGFIKPMNGCVTICGKPVRQAQKQHLLAYVPQSEEVDWSFPVSVWDVVMMGRYGYMNFLRVPNKEDKEIAERSLERVQMLDFKDRQIGELSGGQKKRVFLARALAQRGKIILLDEPFTGVDVKTETAIINLLRELKNDGHLIFVSTHDLGSVPEFCDHVVIINRTVLASGPTETTFTADNLIKAFGGALRSIKLDHTDNPEESTHEFRVFTDDEGALVTKGEGKPYRSGVRNTEIVSPK
- a CDS encoding metal ABC transporter permease, with the translated sequence MLSNLLIPFQYEYMVKAILVSGFIGGVCALLSCFVVLKGWSLLGDALSHAVVPGVAVAYIIGIPFSLGAFISGMLAALAMGFVKKQTRIREDAVIGIVYTTFFALGVLLISLFPSNITLSTIVMGNILGIADRDIVQTLIIAGSSLAIILLKWKDLRLFSFDPTQARAIGLNTNALYLLLLTLLAVTAIAALQTVGSILVVAMLVTPGAAAYLLTDKFSSMMCLSSLIGLTTSALGAYISYFLNGSAGGCIVTLQFLFFLAVLFFAPRHGILAAKLNAVKSLKDFFVKRMNEG
- a CDS encoding metal ABC transporter permease; translated protein: MFWTKLIEPFMYGFMIKALVIAALVGCVCAVISCYLILKGWSLMGDAISHAVLPGIVVAYLVHIPLGVGAFVAGLLNAATTGWIKERSRIREDSVMGAVFTGMMALGLILVTKVRSNIHFMHILFGSLLGIEKDDMIQAVVCALITLVLIIFKRKDILLYLFDQNHAKAIGLNVAFIHYLFLALTALTIVASLQAVGILLTVAMLIIPGCIAYLLTDRLNRMLFISALSAVLSALIGTYVSYFLNGATGACIILTESLFFVLTMIFAPKYGILAHQKLQKANLHVIRP
- a CDS encoding substrate-binding domain-containing protein codes for the protein MNQSIAKRRAFLTGRKNHGSRVTIGFTGIADFRSFIGQEYIAGMMKAASDYDLNFINFAGAIKYSLFDDIDFISHYLKNFRFMKAPLVDGLVTWASSLCSFLDNKTLLNTFNALKPLPMVDIGYLDIEGIPCIRIDNTSSIALLISHLVHTHGYKNFIFMGSKVSEPHLRRLEAYKAELKKYGIAELPNSIYMTKTMDSIDIAMAVNQLCSAYNLKNRSQIDCIITTSDIIAEIVIEELDKKGINVPSDVAITGFNNQYNGINARSPVTTMNLEYFRRGYAAVELLIDRIMNPETKYQTRLVPTTILLRQSCGCFEQSILDAGKPIENSIQNQINPNSSEEEVRNYLLNQTKNIFTHQTEKEIEELIDSIFLDIYEPSNPSAMLRWFQRMLQDIRKDSTLINNELQQSITNLRRVILPMVHDDEKQFSSIENIFHQLRALVSVFIEYDTLSTRENSYMMNNMSQIAMNFASATTGRQIQDVLRYQLSEMEIPGIILCLSDNMTMDLSASNIELILPEPPSDIKEKLPFKIYDPSCIPRNFFPQGRRYSLMLEILYHADRYFGYAFLEIGTPNISVYDTVRMLLSNALYSVYLKEGRTKERSMLLSGEQLVSILHLPSENDQEIKNGITVRQITNYLVENLNKMTNLDKMAEDLMVSKSHLVRRAKELTGFTIQNLHEKLKIEQAKNLLQVESIKLSEIASRLGFQNQNYFSSVFKKNTGMSPRAWAHRYR